A window from Thiomonas sp. FB-Cd encodes these proteins:
- a CDS encoding efflux RND transporter periplasmic adaptor subunit has protein sequence MHKRPSRGLRSVSALAAALVLAGVSVHAWAGAEPYVAAQQQSVPQTLQAYGQVKPIATVQLRAADAGTLGGLRIVAGSAVKAGEVLARIAGPRMRALLVAREQQLLAARARESAAGNALAIELRQFDAQLSTQQALDAARANQASAHAAVRTAEAALQEARSLQTVRAPTSGSILSVQAADGEQLGAGQAIATLQPAGRLWVRAAVYGTDAQRLHVGMTGLFKPSGEGAAVAVRVAAISPALAADGGTRIGVLPTTPKPPAWWINGQWGSLVLEGPAQRMVLVPTQALILDRGRWWVLVHTPAGEQPRQVVPGPAQGWWTAIASGLSAGQQVVVTDALLDYHRGIASHYTPPD, from the coding sequence ATGCACAAGCGCCCTTCGCGAGGCCTGCGCTCGGTGTCGGCGCTTGCGGCCGCGCTGGTGCTCGCGGGGGTTTCAGTTCATGCCTGGGCGGGCGCCGAGCCCTACGTCGCTGCGCAACAGCAGTCGGTGCCACAGACGCTGCAGGCCTACGGCCAGGTCAAGCCGATTGCCACGGTACAGTTGCGCGCGGCCGACGCTGGCACGCTGGGTGGCTTGCGCATCGTTGCTGGCAGTGCGGTCAAGGCCGGAGAAGTCCTGGCGCGCATCGCCGGGCCTCGCATGCGCGCGCTGCTCGTGGCACGGGAGCAGCAACTGCTGGCCGCCCGGGCACGCGAGTCGGCGGCCGGGAACGCCCTGGCCATCGAGCTGCGCCAGTTTGACGCCCAGCTCTCCACTCAGCAAGCGCTGGATGCGGCGCGGGCAAACCAGGCGTCGGCGCACGCCGCGGTGCGAACCGCGGAGGCCGCGCTGCAGGAGGCGCGCAGCCTGCAGACCGTCCGCGCGCCTACGTCAGGAAGCATTCTCTCGGTGCAGGCCGCGGACGGCGAGCAGCTCGGCGCCGGCCAGGCCATCGCGACGCTGCAGCCTGCCGGCAGGCTGTGGGTTCGCGCAGCGGTGTACGGCACCGATGCGCAGCGCCTGCACGTCGGCATGACGGGGCTGTTCAAGCCCTCGGGAGAGGGGGCTGCGGTCGCCGTCAGGGTCGCGGCGATCTCGCCCGCTTTGGCTGCCGACGGCGGCACGCGCATCGGGGTGTTGCCGACCACCCCAAAGCCACCGGCCTGGTGGATCAATGGGCAGTGGGGATCGTTGGTACTCGAGGGCCCGGCGCAGCGCATGGTGCTGGTACCCACGCAAGCGCTGATCCTCGACCGGGGGCGCTGGTGGGTATTGGTGCACACGCCAGCGGGCGAGCAGCCGCGGCAGGTCGTTCCCGGGCCGGCGCAAGGATGGTGGACCGCGATCGCCTCCGGCCT